Proteins encoded by one window of Bacillus sp. DTU_2020_1000418_1_SI_GHA_SEK_038:
- the ispE gene encoding 4-(cytidine 5'-diphospho)-2-C-methyl-D-erythritol kinase: protein MKILVKAPAKINLSLDVLHKREDGYHEVEMIMTTIDLADRLELTLLEQEVIKIISHNRFVPDDQRNLAYQAALLLKERFQVKKGVAITIEKAIPVAAGLAGGSSDAAAVLRGLNKLWGLGLSLDELAIIGAEIGSDVSFCVYGGTALATGRGEIIKELPAAPTCWVILAKPFIGVSTADVYRRLQLSGVNHPKTKEMIQAIEAGSYEQVCGLVGNVLEDVTFRLHPEVAQIKEQIKRFGADAVLMSGSGPTVFGLVRHDSRMQRIYNGLRGFCDQVFAVRMLGERHKLD from the coding sequence TTTATCCTTGGATGTTTTACATAAACGTGAGGACGGCTATCATGAAGTTGAGATGATTATGACAACTATTGATCTCGCTGATCGCCTTGAATTAACTTTATTAGAGCAAGAGGTAATCAAGATTATCTCCCATAATCGTTTTGTACCGGATGATCAGAGAAATTTGGCTTACCAGGCGGCACTTCTTTTAAAAGAGCGGTTTCAGGTGAAAAAGGGAGTCGCTATTACAATTGAAAAAGCCATCCCGGTCGCTGCAGGGCTTGCTGGAGGGAGCAGTGATGCCGCTGCTGTATTAAGAGGGCTGAATAAGCTATGGGGTCTTGGATTAAGTTTAGATGAACTCGCTATAATTGGAGCGGAAATTGGCTCGGATGTTTCATTTTGTGTTTACGGAGGGACAGCCTTAGCAACTGGAAGAGGGGAAATTATTAAAGAACTCCCTGCGGCACCGACTTGCTGGGTTATACTAGCTAAACCCTTTATCGGCGTGTCTACTGCAGATGTGTATCGGCGACTTCAATTAAGTGGAGTGAATCATCCGAAAACAAAGGAAATGATCCAGGCAATAGAAGCCGGGAGTTATGAACAGGTTTGCGGCCTTGTTGGGAATGTGCTGGAGGACGTTACCTTCAGGCTGCATCCTGAGGTGGCACAAATTAAAGAGCAAATAAAAAGATTTGGTGCCGATGCTGTTTTGATGAGCGGTAGTGGGCCGACTGTATTTGGACTTGTTCGCCATGACTCTAGAATGCAGCGGATCTATAACGGGTTAAGAGGATTTTGCGATCAGGTTTTTGCCGTTAGAATGCTTGGAGAACGACATAAGCTTGATTGA
- the purR gene encoding pur operon repressor — protein MKFRRSERLIDMTNYLLEHPRQLVSLTYFSERYKSAKSSISEDLAIIKDTFEQRGIGTLQTVPGAAGGVKFQVKVTEEEAKSTISELCEIMASPDRLLPGGYLYMTDIIGNPSIVNRVGRLFASAFGETQIDVVMTVATKGISLAYATANYLNVPVVIVRKDSKVTEGSTVSINYVSGSTKRLSTMMLSKRSLAEGSRVLIVDDFLRGGGTVNGMVSMLEEFKAHVAGIAVLVEAEKAEERLVDEYLSLLRLSDIDEREKKINVNEGNYFKNK, from the coding sequence ATGAAGTTTCGTCGGAGTGAGCGCTTAATTGATATGACGAATTATTTATTAGAACATCCAAGACAATTGGTTTCTTTAACTTATTTCTCAGAAAGATACAAATCAGCTAAATCCTCCATCAGTGAAGATTTAGCAATCATTAAGGATACATTTGAACAACGGGGAATTGGAACGTTACAGACGGTTCCGGGTGCTGCAGGCGGAGTGAAATTTCAAGTAAAAGTAACGGAAGAGGAAGCAAAATCAACTATTTCCGAGCTTTGTGAAATTATGGCCAGTCCTGATCGATTATTGCCGGGTGGGTATTTATATATGACGGACATAATAGGAAACCCATCTATTGTGAATCGGGTCGGACGGTTATTTGCGTCTGCTTTCGGGGAAACGCAAATTGATGTAGTAATGACGGTAGCTACGAAGGGGATATCTTTAGCTTATGCAACTGCGAATTATTTAAATGTCCCTGTTGTCATCGTTCGAAAAGATAGTAAAGTGACAGAAGGCTCTACAGTCAGCATTAACTATGTATCTGGTTCAACAAAAAGATTATCAACGATGATGCTATCGAAGCGAAGCCTGGCAGAAGGCTCAAGAGTCCTTATTGTCGATGACTTTCTAAGGGGTGGCGGCACTGTAAATGGAATGGTCAGTATGCTTGAGGAATTTAAAGCCCATGTTGCAGGCATAGCTGTTCTAGTAGAAGCAGAAAAGGCTGAGGAACGTCTAGTGGATGAATATTTATCTCTTCTGCGGTTATCAGATATTGATGAAAGAGAA